A genomic segment from Flammeovirga pectinis encodes:
- a CDS encoding DUF5362 family protein yields the protein MSTFEETNSAPNQNIHITINAFNYLKEVQKWTYFFSILGFIGIGAILIAAIVIGFTAPTKYADQSIFVVIGYIIMSIIYIFPVRYLFGFSRKLKRALLSEDEEQLELSFKNLKSHFKFVGVVTILMMCFYGFIFIISLLGVFHGFSL from the coding sequence ATGTCAACTTTTGAAGAAACTAACAGTGCTCCAAATCAAAATATTCATATTACAATAAATGCGTTTAACTATTTAAAAGAAGTACAAAAATGGACTTACTTCTTTTCAATTTTAGGGTTTATAGGCATTGGTGCTATACTAATTGCAGCAATTGTTATAGGTTTCACGGCACCAACAAAATATGCAGATCAATCAATTTTTGTTGTAATTGGATATATCATTATGTCAATTATTTATATCTTTCCCGTAAGGTACCTTTTTGGTTTTTCAAGAAAGCTTAAACGTGCTTTATTATCAGAAGATGAGGAACAATTAGAATTGTCGTTTAAAAATTTAAAATCGCACTTTAAATTTGTAGGTGTGGTTACTATATTAATGATGTGTTTCTACGGTTTCATTTTTATAATTTCCTTATTAGGAGTTTTTCATGGTTTTTCTTTATAA
- a CDS encoding amidohydrolase has protein sequence MSLFQRYSFYKLLLFLGIFLMSCDPNGFKEKADHIYYNGHVYTVDNDFTTVEAFAVKDEEILAVGTTIDILKNYTSKDQVDLNEKFIYPGFIDAHSHFFWLAEGLNNVDLSNTNSWEEVIKVLKEENKKTPKDVIIGYGWDNTKWINKRFPTKGVLDKYFKDTPVILSRIDGHAMWVNSKVLELAEITNETDVQGGEIVKYKGEPTGILVDNAMEFVNNLALGKVTRDEIPSLILEAQDSCFKVGLTGVSDFGYIEHPTLMLYDSLYKEGELKIHNYAMLDASLDGVDYMLSESYIENEEFPRAIKIRGDGALGSRGACLLSPYKDKKNAFGQMVLTSDKIREISKIAFDKEFQVCVHAIGDSTNREVLKIFSELLEHNNDRRWRVEHAQIVNPEDVFYFKNYSIIPSVQPTHATSDMDFAIDRLGEKRIQHSYTFQTLLNQNNWLPLGTDFPVEPINPLYTFYAAVARKDRNGLPEQGFQIKEALTRQQALRGMTSWAAKAQFMEDRIGSIEEGKEADFIILDQDIMEIDINKVLEVKVLNTYIKGNKVY, from the coding sequence ATGTCTTTATTTCAACGTTATTCTTTTTATAAGTTACTACTATTTCTAGGTATCTTTTTGATGTCTTGTGATCCGAATGGATTCAAAGAAAAAGCAGATCACATCTATTACAATGGACATGTGTATACAGTGGATAATGACTTTACTACTGTAGAGGCATTTGCTGTAAAAGACGAAGAAATTTTAGCAGTAGGCACTACAATAGATATTCTTAAAAATTATACATCCAAAGATCAAGTTGATCTAAATGAGAAATTTATTTACCCAGGATTTATTGATGCCCATTCGCATTTCTTTTGGTTAGCAGAGGGTTTAAATAATGTTGACCTTTCTAATACAAACTCATGGGAAGAAGTAATTAAAGTTTTAAAAGAAGAAAACAAAAAAACACCTAAAGATGTAATTATAGGCTATGGTTGGGATAACACAAAATGGATCAATAAACGTTTTCCAACAAAAGGAGTATTAGATAAATATTTTAAGGATACTCCTGTAATATTATCAAGAATTGATGGACATGCAATGTGGGTAAATTCTAAAGTACTAGAATTAGCAGAAATCACAAACGAAACAGATGTTCAAGGAGGTGAAATTGTAAAATATAAAGGTGAACCCACCGGAATATTAGTGGATAATGCAATGGAATTTGTTAATAATCTAGCTTTAGGTAAAGTAACAAGAGATGAAATCCCTTCGCTAATTTTAGAAGCACAAGATTCTTGTTTTAAAGTAGGATTAACGGGCGTAAGTGATTTTGGTTATATAGAACACCCAACACTCATGTTATATGATTCTCTTTATAAAGAAGGGGAATTGAAAATACATAATTATGCTATGTTAGATGCCTCTTTAGATGGTGTAGATTATATGTTATCAGAAAGTTATATTGAGAATGAAGAATTTCCTAGAGCAATAAAAATACGAGGTGATGGGGCATTAGGCTCAAGAGGAGCATGTTTATTATCACCTTACAAGGATAAGAAAAATGCATTCGGGCAGATGGTGCTTACATCTGATAAAATAAGAGAGATTTCTAAAATAGCATTTGATAAAGAATTTCAAGTGTGCGTTCATGCAATAGGAGATTCTACGAATAGAGAAGTTTTAAAGATTTTTTCAGAATTATTAGAACATAATAATGATAGAAGATGGAGAGTAGAACATGCTCAAATAGTTAATCCTGAAGATGTTTTTTATTTTAAAAATTATTCTATTATTCCATCTGTTCAACCAACTCATGCAACATCAGATATGGATTTTGCCATTGACAGATTAGGGGAGAAAAGAATTCAACATTCATACACATTCCAAACTTTATTAAATCAAAATAATTGGTTGCCTTTAGGAACAGATTTCCCTGTAGAACCAATCAATCCTTTGTACACATTTTATGCTGCAGTGGCTAGAAAAGACAGAAATGGTTTACCAGAACAAGGATTTCAAATTAAAGAAGCTTTAACTAGGCAGCAAGCATTAAGAGGTATGACGAGTTGGGCTGCAAAAGCACAGTTTATGGAAGATAGAATTGGTAGTATTGAAGAAGGTAAAGAAGCTGATTTTATTATTTTAGATCAAGATATTATGGAAATTGATATTAATAAGGTTCTTGAAGTTAAAGTTCTGAATACGTATATAAAAGGGAATAAAGTGTATTAA
- a CDS encoding NCS2 family permease codes for MNFLNKAFKLDQHNTTVSKEFIGGLTTFLTMAYIIFVNPDILSQTGMDKEALFTVTLLASIVGTLLAAFWGKMPFAMAPGMGLNAFFTYTIVMGAGVPWETALGIVFISGVAFVVLTFLGVREKIANAIPLSLRISVTAGIGLFITFIGMKNMGLIVDHPATLVTLGKFTPQLILAMIGFIITAYLEYKKVTGGILIGILFITLSSILMGYVSLPSSLISTPPSIEPVFMKLDIMGALKFAFIGPIFSFMFVDLFDSLSTIIACSNQAGLTKKDGTVPNLEKILEADAATTVVGAVLGTSTTTIFIESASGIASGARTGLASVFTALLMGGCLFFSPLATIVPSYATAPALLMVGVYMFSNIKQIKFDNMLTSVPSFLTIIMMPLTYSISMGITFGFLSYVILNILGGKAKELPITMYVIGFFSLINLIVG; via the coding sequence ATGAATTTCTTAAACAAAGCTTTTAAGCTTGATCAACATAACACTACAGTAAGCAAAGAATTTATAGGTGGTCTAACAACTTTCCTAACTATGGCTTACATCATCTTTGTTAACCCTGATATATTAAGTCAGACGGGTATGGACAAAGAAGCATTATTTACAGTTACTTTGTTAGCCAGTATTGTAGGTACATTATTAGCTGCTTTTTGGGGTAAAATGCCTTTTGCAATGGCTCCAGGAATGGGACTAAATGCGTTTTTTACATATACAATTGTAATGGGTGCAGGTGTTCCTTGGGAAACTGCATTGGGAATTGTATTTATATCTGGCGTTGCGTTTGTGGTTCTTACTTTTTTAGGAGTCAGAGAAAAGATTGCGAATGCTATTCCTTTGTCATTAAGAATTAGTGTAACAGCTGGTATTGGCTTGTTTATTACGTTTATTGGCATGAAAAACATGGGATTAATTGTTGATCACCCTGCAACATTAGTAACCTTAGGAAAGTTTACACCTCAGTTGATATTGGCAATGATAGGCTTTATTATTACAGCTTATTTAGAATATAAAAAAGTAACTGGCGGTATCTTAATCGGTATTTTGTTTATCACTTTATCAAGCATTTTGATGGGTTACGTTTCTTTACCATCAAGTTTAATAAGTACACCTCCATCAATAGAGCCTGTATTTATGAAATTAGACATTATGGGTGCTTTAAAGTTTGCATTTATTGGACCTATTTTTTCTTTCATGTTTGTTGATTTATTCGATTCATTGTCAACAATTATAGCATGTTCTAACCAAGCAGGTTTAACAAAGAAAGACGGTACAGTTCCTAACTTAGAAAAGATTTTAGAAGCAGATGCAGCAACAACGGTAGTTGGTGCAGTGTTGGGTACCTCTACAACAACAATATTTATAGAATCGGCTTCGGGCATTGCAAGTGGAGCACGTACAGGTTTAGCTTCTGTATTTACAGCGTTATTAATGGGTGGATGTTTATTTTTCTCTCCATTGGCTACAATAGTACCTTCTTACGCTACTGCACCTGCTTTACTTATGGTAGGAGTGTATATGTTCTCAAATATCAAACAGATTAAATTTGATAACATGTTAACATCAGTACCATCATTTCTTACAATTATAATGATGCCACTAACATATTCAATTTCTATGGGAATTACATTTGGGTTCTTATCGTATGTTATTTTGAATATCTTGGGAGGTAAAGCTAAAGAGTTACCTATAACAATGTATGTTATCGGCTTCTTTTCTTTAATCAATTTAATTGTTGGTTAG
- a CDS encoding BamA/TamA family outer membrane protein — protein MNIKTIKIKPILIALLCLFHLEIFGQVSSDTLTDKNVVDKIIDVITYDAKKFTTVTYPMAGYSEQEGFSIGVMPVFTFKDKKEKEHIKRRFYRPTTLIPSVMVSTKGLFNVDASLVMFGKGRFNMYFTGIYQYVPNTFYGVNNLAPADTSQFFNRRFSSFGEVSYELTEILFIGIRYDIQQNKIEDIQGEILNDKVLGYDGGFSLGLGPIFKFDTRDDIVYPTKGSLLKVAVTTYPEFFANDYKFWHFYTEFSHFFSVKNEKNIIGLFGAFHMQNGDIPFYYLNQLGGSKRLRSIAQPNRFIDKNYYMAQVEYRRDIWWRLGAVLFAGAGNVYGSNGTNAFEEIKYTVGAGLRFQLVEDMRLNFRIDYGFGNYNQNGLWLTTREAF, from the coding sequence ATGAACATAAAAACGATTAAAATAAAACCTATACTAATTGCACTCCTCTGTTTATTTCATCTAGAAATATTTGGACAAGTTTCATCAGATACGCTAACTGATAAAAATGTAGTTGATAAGATTATAGATGTAATAACCTACGATGCAAAGAAGTTTACTACGGTTACCTATCCTATGGCTGGTTATAGTGAACAAGAAGGATTTTCTATAGGTGTTATGCCCGTTTTTACATTTAAGGATAAGAAAGAAAAGGAGCATATTAAAAGACGTTTTTATAGACCGACAACACTAATTCCTTCTGTTATGGTATCTACAAAAGGATTATTTAATGTTGATGCTAGTTTAGTAATGTTCGGGAAAGGAAGATTTAACATGTATTTTACAGGTATATATCAATATGTACCTAATACTTTTTATGGGGTTAATAATTTAGCTCCAGCAGATACCTCACAATTTTTTAACAGGAGGTTTTCTAGTTTTGGAGAGGTTTCTTACGAGTTAACAGAGATTCTCTTTATAGGTATTCGTTATGATATTCAGCAGAACAAAATTGAAGATATACAAGGAGAAATTTTGAACGATAAAGTTTTAGGTTATGATGGTGGTTTTAGTTTAGGATTGGGGCCAATTTTTAAATTTGATACAAGAGATGATATTGTTTACCCAACAAAAGGAAGTTTATTAAAAGTTGCTGTAACTACTTATCCAGAGTTTTTTGCCAATGATTACAAGTTTTGGCATTTTTATACCGAGTTTTCTCATTTCTTTTCAGTTAAGAATGAAAAAAATATTATAGGATTATTTGGAGCATTTCACATGCAAAACGGAGATATTCCTTTTTATTATTTAAATCAGTTAGGTGGTTCTAAAAGACTAAGAAGTATTGCTCAACCCAATAGATTTATTGATAAAAACTACTACATGGCTCAAGTAGAATACAGAAGAGATATTTGGTGGAGATTAGGTGCTGTCTTATTTGCTGGTGCAGGTAATGTATACGGGTCTAATGGTACAAATGCTTTTGAAGAAATAAAATATACTGTTGGGGCAGGATTACGATTTCAGTTAGTGGAAGATATGCGCTTAAACTTTAGAATAGATTACGGTTTTGGTAATTACAATCAGAATGGACTTTGGTTAACTACTAGAGAGGCATTTTAG
- a CDS encoding DUF1684 domain-containing protein, whose protein sequence is MSKFLNTVLILLFFSSFIYAQTYIEEIKSYQEELNTEYKDKDESPLSRKDRLKFKAHTFFNIDETYKVEAEFERINDAIPFKMETSSTSKPTYEKYGKITFTLKGKEYQLYVYQSHRLRKMEQYKDYLFLPFTDKTNSKTTYGAGRYIEISIPEGNTMIIDFNKAYNPYCAYAEGYACPIPPPENYLDTEVEAGIMYKTK, encoded by the coding sequence ATGTCAAAATTTTTAAACACAGTTCTAATTCTATTATTTTTTAGTTCGTTTATTTACGCACAAACGTATATTGAAGAAATTAAATCCTATCAGGAAGAATTAAATACAGAATATAAAGATAAAGATGAGAGTCCACTTTCTAGAAAAGACCGTTTAAAATTTAAAGCACATACTTTCTTTAATATTGATGAAACGTACAAAGTTGAAGCTGAATTTGAAAGAATAAACGATGCTATTCCATTTAAAATGGAAACCTCTTCTACTAGTAAACCTACCTACGAAAAATACGGTAAAATTACGTTTACATTAAAAGGTAAAGAGTACCAACTGTATGTATACCAAAGCCATCGTTTAAGAAAGATGGAACAATACAAAGATTATTTGTTCTTACCTTTTACGGATAAAACAAACAGTAAAACTACATACGGTGCTGGTAGATATATAGAAATTAGTATTCCTGAAGGAAATACAATGATTATTGACTTTAATAAAGCCTATAATCCTTATTGTGCATATGCCGAAGGTTATGCTTGTCCAATTCCACCTCCAGAAAACTATCTAGATACTGAGGTTGAAGCAGGTATTATGTACAAAACAAAATAA